TCATTCCCGCGAAAGCGGGAATCCACGGCCCCGGCTCGCTACCACCCGCCAGCGCTACACGATCTCGTCATCGAGGTCTCGCCCGTCCGGGTTCTGAGCTTCGCTCGGCTCGATCTTCCAGGCGCGGCGCCACTGCTTCAGCTGCTTCTCCCGCACGATTGCGGTCTCTGCGCAGC
This genomic stretch from Deltaproteobacteria bacterium harbors:
- a CDS encoding GIY-YIG nuclease family protein, with amino-acid sequence CAETAIVREKQLKQWRRAWKIEPSEAQNPDGRDLDDEIV